The Neovison vison isolate M4711 chromosome 10, ASM_NN_V1, whole genome shotgun sequence genome has a segment encoding these proteins:
- the TNNT2 gene encoding troponin T, cardiac muscle isoform X1 has protein sequence MSDTEEVAEEYEEEQEEEAVEEEEDWREDEDEQEEAATEEAAAEGAEGEAETEETNAEGDGREEEAKEAEDGPVEESKPKPRPFMPNLVPPKIPDGERVDFDDIHRKRMEKDLNELQTLIEAHFENRKKEEEELISLKDRIEKRRAERAEQQRIRNEREKERQTRLAEERARREEEENRRKAEDEARKKKALSNMMHFGGYIQKAQTERKSGKRQTEREKKKKILAERRKVLAIDHLNEDQLREKAKELWQSIYNLEAEKFDLQEKFKQQKYEINVLRNRINDNQKVSKTRGKAKVTGRWK, from the exons GGAGCAGGAAG AAGAAGCTGTGGAAG AAGAGGAGGACTGGAGAGAGGACGAAGACG agcaggaagaggcGGCAACAGAAGAGGCGGCAGCGGAAGGGGCTGAAGGTGAGGCTGAGACGGAGGAGACCAATGCGGAAG GAGATGGACGAGAAGAGGAGGCTAAAGAAGCCGAGG aTGGCCCAGTGGAGGAGTCCAAACCAAAGCCCAG GCCTTTTATGCCCAACTTGGTGCCACCCAAGATCCCCGATGGGGAAAGAGTAGACTTTGAT GACATCCACCGGAAGCGCATGGAGAAGGACCTGAACGAGCTGCAGACACTGATCGAGGCTCACTTTgagaacaggaagaaggaagaggaggagctcaTCTCACTCAAAGACAGGATC GAGAAGCGGCGGGCTGAGCGGGCCGAGCAGCAGCGCATCCGGAATGAGCGGGAGAAGGAGCGTCAGACTCGCCTGGCT GAAGAGAGGGCCCGacgagaggaggaggagaacaggAGGAAAGCCGAGGATGAGGCCCGGAAGAAGAAGGCTTTGTCCAACATGATGCACTTTGGGGGCTACATCCAGAAG GCCCAG ACGGAGCGGAAAAGTGGGAAGAGACAGACGGAgcgggagaagaagaagaagattctgGCCGAGAGGAGGAAGGTGCTGGCCATCGACCACCTGAATGAAGATCAGctgag GGAGAAGGCCAAGGAGCTATGGCAGAGCATCTACAACCTGGAGGCAGAGAAGTTCGACCTGCAGGAGAAGTTCAAGCAGCAGAAATACGAA ATCAATGTTCTCCGGAACAGGATCAATGATAACCAGAAAGT CTCCAAGACCCGGGGGAAGGCCAAAGTCACTGGGCGCTGGAAGTAG
- the TNNT2 gene encoding troponin T, cardiac muscle isoform X4, producing MSDTEEVAEEYEEEQEEEAVEEQEEAATEEAAAEGAEGEAETEETNAEGDGREEEAKEAEDGPVEESKPKPRPFMPNLVPPKIPDGERVDFDDIHRKRMEKDLNELQTLIEAHFENRKKEEEELISLKDRIEKRRAERAEQQRIRNEREKERQTRLAEERARREEEENRRKAEDEARKKKALSNMMHFGGYIQKAQTERKSGKRQTEREKKKKILAERRKVLAIDHLNEDQLREKAKELWQSIYNLEAEKFDLQEKFKQQKYEINVLRNRINDNQKVSKTRGKAKVTGRWK from the exons GGAGCAGGAAG AAGAAGCTGTGGAAG agcaggaagaggcGGCAACAGAAGAGGCGGCAGCGGAAGGGGCTGAAGGTGAGGCTGAGACGGAGGAGACCAATGCGGAAG GAGATGGACGAGAAGAGGAGGCTAAAGAAGCCGAGG aTGGCCCAGTGGAGGAGTCCAAACCAAAGCCCAG GCCTTTTATGCCCAACTTGGTGCCACCCAAGATCCCCGATGGGGAAAGAGTAGACTTTGAT GACATCCACCGGAAGCGCATGGAGAAGGACCTGAACGAGCTGCAGACACTGATCGAGGCTCACTTTgagaacaggaagaaggaagaggaggagctcaTCTCACTCAAAGACAGGATC GAGAAGCGGCGGGCTGAGCGGGCCGAGCAGCAGCGCATCCGGAATGAGCGGGAGAAGGAGCGTCAGACTCGCCTGGCT GAAGAGAGGGCCCGacgagaggaggaggagaacaggAGGAAAGCCGAGGATGAGGCCCGGAAGAAGAAGGCTTTGTCCAACATGATGCACTTTGGGGGCTACATCCAGAAG GCCCAG ACGGAGCGGAAAAGTGGGAAGAGACAGACGGAgcgggagaagaagaagaagattctgGCCGAGAGGAGGAAGGTGCTGGCCATCGACCACCTGAATGAAGATCAGctgag GGAGAAGGCCAAGGAGCTATGGCAGAGCATCTACAACCTGGAGGCAGAGAAGTTCGACCTGCAGGAGAAGTTCAAGCAGCAGAAATACGAA ATCAATGTTCTCCGGAACAGGATCAATGATAACCAGAAAGT CTCCAAGACCCGGGGGAAGGCCAAAGTCACTGGGCGCTGGAAGTAG
- the TNNT2 gene encoding troponin T, cardiac muscle isoform X3 — translation MSDTEEVAEEYEEEQEEEEDWREDEDEQEEAATEEAAAEGAEGEAETEETNAEGDGREEEAKEAEDGPVEESKPKPRPFMPNLVPPKIPDGERVDFDDIHRKRMEKDLNELQTLIEAHFENRKKEEEELISLKDRIEKRRAERAEQQRIRNEREKERQTRLAEERARREEEENRRKAEDEARKKKALSNMMHFGGYIQKAQTERKSGKRQTEREKKKKILAERRKVLAIDHLNEDQLREKAKELWQSIYNLEAEKFDLQEKFKQQKYEINVLRNRINDNQKVSKTRGKAKVTGRWK, via the exons GGAGCAGGAAG AAGAGGAGGACTGGAGAGAGGACGAAGACG agcaggaagaggcGGCAACAGAAGAGGCGGCAGCGGAAGGGGCTGAAGGTGAGGCTGAGACGGAGGAGACCAATGCGGAAG GAGATGGACGAGAAGAGGAGGCTAAAGAAGCCGAGG aTGGCCCAGTGGAGGAGTCCAAACCAAAGCCCAG GCCTTTTATGCCCAACTTGGTGCCACCCAAGATCCCCGATGGGGAAAGAGTAGACTTTGAT GACATCCACCGGAAGCGCATGGAGAAGGACCTGAACGAGCTGCAGACACTGATCGAGGCTCACTTTgagaacaggaagaaggaagaggaggagctcaTCTCACTCAAAGACAGGATC GAGAAGCGGCGGGCTGAGCGGGCCGAGCAGCAGCGCATCCGGAATGAGCGGGAGAAGGAGCGTCAGACTCGCCTGGCT GAAGAGAGGGCCCGacgagaggaggaggagaacaggAGGAAAGCCGAGGATGAGGCCCGGAAGAAGAAGGCTTTGTCCAACATGATGCACTTTGGGGGCTACATCCAGAAG GCCCAG ACGGAGCGGAAAAGTGGGAAGAGACAGACGGAgcgggagaagaagaagaagattctgGCCGAGAGGAGGAAGGTGCTGGCCATCGACCACCTGAATGAAGATCAGctgag GGAGAAGGCCAAGGAGCTATGGCAGAGCATCTACAACCTGGAGGCAGAGAAGTTCGACCTGCAGGAGAAGTTCAAGCAGCAGAAATACGAA ATCAATGTTCTCCGGAACAGGATCAATGATAACCAGAAAGT CTCCAAGACCCGGGGGAAGGCCAAAGTCACTGGGCGCTGGAAGTAG
- the TNNT2 gene encoding troponin T, cardiac muscle isoform X5, protein MSDTEEVAEEYEEEQEEEAVEEQEEAATEEAAAEGAEGEAETEETNAEGDGREEEAKEAEDGPVEESKPKPRPFMPNLVPPKIPDGERVDFDDIHRKRMEKDLNELQTLIEAHFENRKKEEEELISLKDRIEKRRAERAEQQRIRNEREKERQTRLAEERARREEEENRRKAEDEARKKKALSNMMHFGGYIQKTERKSGKRQTEREKKKKILAERRKVLAIDHLNEDQLREKAKELWQSIYNLEAEKFDLQEKFKQQKYEINVLRNRINDNQKVSKTRGKAKVTGRWK, encoded by the exons GGAGCAGGAAG AAGAAGCTGTGGAAG agcaggaagaggcGGCAACAGAAGAGGCGGCAGCGGAAGGGGCTGAAGGTGAGGCTGAGACGGAGGAGACCAATGCGGAAG GAGATGGACGAGAAGAGGAGGCTAAAGAAGCCGAGG aTGGCCCAGTGGAGGAGTCCAAACCAAAGCCCAG GCCTTTTATGCCCAACTTGGTGCCACCCAAGATCCCCGATGGGGAAAGAGTAGACTTTGAT GACATCCACCGGAAGCGCATGGAGAAGGACCTGAACGAGCTGCAGACACTGATCGAGGCTCACTTTgagaacaggaagaaggaagaggaggagctcaTCTCACTCAAAGACAGGATC GAGAAGCGGCGGGCTGAGCGGGCCGAGCAGCAGCGCATCCGGAATGAGCGGGAGAAGGAGCGTCAGACTCGCCTGGCT GAAGAGAGGGCCCGacgagaggaggaggagaacaggAGGAAAGCCGAGGATGAGGCCCGGAAGAAGAAGGCTTTGTCCAACATGATGCACTTTGGGGGCTACATCCAGAAG ACGGAGCGGAAAAGTGGGAAGAGACAGACGGAgcgggagaagaagaagaagattctgGCCGAGAGGAGGAAGGTGCTGGCCATCGACCACCTGAATGAAGATCAGctgag GGAGAAGGCCAAGGAGCTATGGCAGAGCATCTACAACCTGGAGGCAGAGAAGTTCGACCTGCAGGAGAAGTTCAAGCAGCAGAAATACGAA ATCAATGTTCTCCGGAACAGGATCAATGATAACCAGAAAGT CTCCAAGACCCGGGGGAAGGCCAAAGTCACTGGGCGCTGGAAGTAG
- the TNNT2 gene encoding troponin T, cardiac muscle isoform X2 — protein MSDTEEVAEEYEEEQEEEAVEEEEDWREDEDEQEEAATEEAAAEGAEGEAETEETNAEGDGREEEAKEAEDGPVEESKPKPRPFMPNLVPPKIPDGERVDFDDIHRKRMEKDLNELQTLIEAHFENRKKEEEELISLKDRIEKRRAERAEQQRIRNEREKERQTRLAEERARREEEENRRKAEDEARKKKALSNMMHFGGYIQKTERKSGKRQTEREKKKKILAERRKVLAIDHLNEDQLREKAKELWQSIYNLEAEKFDLQEKFKQQKYEINVLRNRINDNQKVSKTRGKAKVTGRWK, from the exons GGAGCAGGAAG AAGAAGCTGTGGAAG AAGAGGAGGACTGGAGAGAGGACGAAGACG agcaggaagaggcGGCAACAGAAGAGGCGGCAGCGGAAGGGGCTGAAGGTGAGGCTGAGACGGAGGAGACCAATGCGGAAG GAGATGGACGAGAAGAGGAGGCTAAAGAAGCCGAGG aTGGCCCAGTGGAGGAGTCCAAACCAAAGCCCAG GCCTTTTATGCCCAACTTGGTGCCACCCAAGATCCCCGATGGGGAAAGAGTAGACTTTGAT GACATCCACCGGAAGCGCATGGAGAAGGACCTGAACGAGCTGCAGACACTGATCGAGGCTCACTTTgagaacaggaagaaggaagaggaggagctcaTCTCACTCAAAGACAGGATC GAGAAGCGGCGGGCTGAGCGGGCCGAGCAGCAGCGCATCCGGAATGAGCGGGAGAAGGAGCGTCAGACTCGCCTGGCT GAAGAGAGGGCCCGacgagaggaggaggagaacaggAGGAAAGCCGAGGATGAGGCCCGGAAGAAGAAGGCTTTGTCCAACATGATGCACTTTGGGGGCTACATCCAGAAG ACGGAGCGGAAAAGTGGGAAGAGACAGACGGAgcgggagaagaagaagaagattctgGCCGAGAGGAGGAAGGTGCTGGCCATCGACCACCTGAATGAAGATCAGctgag GGAGAAGGCCAAGGAGCTATGGCAGAGCATCTACAACCTGGAGGCAGAGAAGTTCGACCTGCAGGAGAAGTTCAAGCAGCAGAAATACGAA ATCAATGTTCTCCGGAACAGGATCAATGATAACCAGAAAGT CTCCAAGACCCGGGGGAAGGCCAAAGTCACTGGGCGCTGGAAGTAG